The genomic segment ACGTAGCGCTGGATCCGCGCACCACCCTCCCGCGGGTACACCCAGTACGGCACCAGCTCGCTCTCGTTCCTCAGCCCGCTTCTCCGCCGCGGCGTCGAACACCGACGAGTGCCCGCGGCGGTGACCGTCGGCGACGCGCCCTGGCCAGGAGCGGTCAGGCCATCGCGCCTGGGGGGACGTCAGCTGCTGAGCCGGTCAGCACGCGGGCCCACCGGGTCACAGCTCGATGCCTTCCCGCTCGGCCGTCCGCAGCCACGCGGCCATCAGGCCCAGGCCCGCGGCGATGTACACGAGGCCGGCCGGCACCCACATGATCGCACCCGCCAGCTGCTGGTCGGCGAGGTGCTCGAGCCCCCACGGGCGGGTCGTCGCGGCATAGCCGCTGTACCAGGGGGTCCGCGCGAAGACCAGGAGCACCGACAGGAAGACGCTCTGCAGCGCCATCGCGAACACGAGCAGCACCCCGAAGCCGTGGGACACGCGTCCGGCGCCGCGCGCCCCCATGACGACGCGCCAGAACAGCAGCGCCGTGACGAGGAAGCTGGCGTGCTCGACGAGGTGCACGACGTCGTTGGCGAGCGCGGCGTCGTACGGCACGCGGGCGTGCCAGAACCAGAGCGTGGCGACGTGCAGCAGCCACGCGCCGACAGGATGGCGCAACGGGGCGAGGCTGGCGTGTGTCAGACCCAGCCGGTGGCGCCACCGCCCGGTCGTCCGGCGCACCGCGACCGGCGTGCCCCGCAGCAGCGCGCTCGACGGCGCCGCGAGGGCCAGCAGTGGCGCCGCGATGAGGATCAGTAGCACGTGCTGGACCATGTGGGCCGACGCGAGCGCGCCGGACAGCGCATCGAGCGGTGAGAGCAACGCCAGTGGGATCGCCGCGAGCGCTCCGGTGAAGCACCGGGCACGCCACACGTCGGCGTTGCGCCTGCGGCCGCCGATCTGACCACGCCGGTACGCCCACACGAGGAGTCCCAGCGCGCCGATCACGAGCGGATCGAGGTTCCACGCGGCCCACAGGTCGTGCGGCTGCAGCGGCTGGCCCGCGTGGGCGACGACGGTCAGCACGCGGGCAGCACGAGGGCGGGCAGGCCGATCAGCAGGACCGACACGAACGACAGCAGGGACAGGAGGAAGCCGACGAACGCCAGCAGTCCGTTGCGGTCGCCCATCTCGAGGTCCGCGGCGAGGTCATCGGTCATCGCCGTGCCGGACCGGTCGTCGCGCCGTTGCCAGCGACGGTACGCCCAGACGGCAGCCGCCAGGCAGGCGATCGCTGCGAGGACCGTGGCGACGATGGTCACGACGGTCGGCACCGGTGGAGCCAGCAACCGCAATCCCGGACCACCCCCGGCGCACCCCGCTTCGGTGACCATGTAGACGAGCACGAAGTACGCGAACCAGATCACGGGTCCCGCGAGCAGTGCCACCCAGATCGGCCGCGCACGCCGGTCGCGGGAGACGTCGACCGCGACGGGTGTGCCGCTCGGCGCCGTCATCGATCCCTCGCCCTCTGCCGGGGCGCCCGCATTCTGGTCGTGGTCACTCATGTCAGCACCGGCCCCAGGTACAGGGTGCCGAAGCAGATCAGCCACATCACGACGGCGGCCGTGTGCAGCGTGGCGACGTTGCGCACGACCGCGTGGCGCCGCACGTCGAACTGACCTCGAAGCGCCCAGAAGATGACCATCGTCAGCATGATGAGCACACCGGCGATCACCACGTACGCGAAGCCGGTCAGGGTGGCGAACACCGAGCCGTAGGCATGGCCGCCCGGGCCGATGGCCATCCCTGCGACGTCGTAGCCCTGCGCCGCCGCCCCGGCGAGGGCGAGGAGCAGTGTCACGATCAGCCCTCTGAGGAAGCCCCGCTGGTCCGCGGCACGCACACGGCGCAGCGCGGACTGCACCGCGCCGACGCTGACCACCATGAGGGCCGCCGGTACCAGCGCACCGGTCAACATGGGGACGTCGACGCCCGGCGGCGGCCACACGGGGTTCTCCAGCCGCAGGTAGAAGTAGCTGAGCAGCAGGGACCCGAGCGCGATCCCGAAGAACAGGATCGCGATCCCGGTCCCCCACGCCGCCACCACGACGCTGCCGCCGGCGTTGACCGGCACGCCGTGCTCGCGTTCGAAGGCGTCCTCCTCCTCCAAGGTCATCGGCGGTTCCTGCGGCCAGTTCCACGCGATGACCGCCGCGACGATCACGAGCGCGCCGATGCCGATGCCGATGCGGAGCTTCGCCAGTTCGCTCAGGAAGATCAGCCACACGCCACCGCCGGCGATCAGCGGCCAGATCGATGGGTCCGAGACCCGGAACACCTCCTGCGGGCGACCGCTGGCCGTGCCCACGATCACCGCGGCCCGCCACCGCAGCGGCCACTCCGACAGGCCGTGGACGAAGCGCTCCAGCCGGGGTGGACCGCTCTGCAGGTCGTCCTGGTCCCACAGCGGGTGGCGGCTGTGGACGATCGGCAGGATCGACCATCCGTGCTCCGCGGGCGGCGACGGCGTCGCCCACTCGAGGCTGTCGGCGCCCCAGGGGTTGTTGCCGGCGGGCTCACCGCGACGGTAGCTGCGGACCAGGTTCCAGATGAAGACGCCGATGCCGGGCACGATGATGAACACGCCGACGGTCGAGATGAGGTTGTAGATGCCCCATCCGAGGTCGGCGTCGTAGGTGTAGATCCGCCGTGGCATGCCCATCAGCCCGACGATGTGCATGGGGAAGAAGGCCACGTTCACACCGACGAACAGCAGCCAGAAGTTCCACCGTCCGAGCCGTTCGTCGAGCATCTTCCCGGTGAACTTCGGCCACCAGTAGTAGATGCCGGCGAAGATCGGGAACGCCACGCCGCCGATGAGCACGTAGTGCAGGTGGCCGACGACGAAGTGGGTGTCGTGGGCCTGCATGTCGAAGGGCACCGCGGCGACCATCACGCCGGTGATCCCGCCGATGACGAACACCACGAGGAAGCCGATCACGAACAGGAACGGCGTCTTCCACATCGGCCTGCCGGCCCAGATCGTGGCGACCCAGGCGACGATCTGCACGCCGGCAGGGATGGCGATCGCCATGCTGGCGGCCGCGAAGAAGCTCAGCACCAGGGTGGGCAGTCCCACGGTGAACATGTGGTGCGCCCACAGCCCGAACGACAGGAAGCCGATGGCGACCGTCGCGCCGACGATCCAGCTGTAGCCGATGATCCGGTGCCGGGTCATCGCCGGCAGGATCATCGACACGATGCCGGTGGCCGGGAGGAACTGGATGTAGACCTCGGGGTGACCGAAGATCCAGAACAGGTGCTGCCACAGCAGCGAGCTGCCGCCGAGCTCCGGGTTGAAGAACTGGGTGCCGAAGCCGCGGTCGAGCTCGAGCAGCAGGCTGCCGATGATCAGCGGCGTGAACGCGAACAGGATCATGAATGCCGTGACCAGCATCGCCCACGCGAACAGCGGCAGGCGTGTCAGGCTCATGCCGGGTGCACGCATCTTCAGCACGCCGATGATGATCTCGATGCCGACGGCGATGGCGCCGACCTCCGCCACGCCGAGGCCGAGGATCCAGAAGTCGATCGCGAGATCGGTCGAGTACTCGGGTCCGCTGAGCGGCGTGTACGCGAACCACCCGGCGTCGGGGACGAGCTGGAACAGCGTCGCGCTGTAGTACAGCAGGCCACCGAGGAGGAACGTCCAGTAGCCGAACGCGCCGAGCCTGGGGAACGGCATCTCCCGGGTGCCCATGATCAGCGGCAGCAGCAGGATCGCGAAGCCCTCGAAGATCGGCAGGATCACA from the Euzebyales bacterium genome contains:
- a CDS encoding cbb3-type cytochrome c oxidase subunit I, with protein sequence MSSDRPDLGHRTATPASEEPLTHDELDRLWADPPGLWGQLRAVQNDNIGARLLLTGFFFVLLGGSFDSVAMRLQLAVPENSLLSPQLYNELFTNHGSVTMFLVILPIFEGFAILLLPLIMGTREMPFPRLGAFGYWTFLLGGLLYYSATLFQLVPDAGWFAYTPLSGPEYSTDLAIDFWILGLGVAEVGAIAVGIEIIIGVLKMRAPGMSLTRLPLFAWAMLVTAFMILFAFTPLIIGSLLLELDRGFGTQFFNPELGGSSLLWQHLFWIFGHPEVYIQFLPATGIVSMILPAMTRHRIIGYSWIVGATVAIGFLSFGLWAHHMFTVGLPTLVLSFFAAASMAIAIPAGVQIVAWVATIWAGRPMWKTPFLFVIGFLVVFVIGGITGVMVAAVPFDMQAHDTHFVVGHLHYVLIGGVAFPIFAGIYYWWPKFTGKMLDERLGRWNFWLLFVGVNVAFFPMHIVGLMGMPRRIYTYDADLGWGIYNLISTVGVFIIVPGIGVFIWNLVRSYRRGEPAGNNPWGADSLEWATPSPPAEHGWSILPIVHSRHPLWDQDDLQSGPPRLERFVHGLSEWPLRWRAAVIVGTASGRPQEVFRVSDPSIWPLIAGGGVWLIFLSELAKLRIGIGIGALVIVAAVIAWNWPQEPPMTLEEEDAFEREHGVPVNAGGSVVVAAWGTGIAILFFGIALGSLLLSYFYLRLENPVWPPPGVDVPMLTGALVPAALMVVSVGAVQSALRRVRAADQRGFLRGLIVTLLLALAGAAAQGYDVAGMAIGPGGHAYGSVFATLTGFAYVVIAGVLIMLTMVIFWALRGQFDVRRHAVVRNVATLHTAAVVMWLICFGTLYLGPVLT
- a CDS encoding cytochrome c oxidase assembly protein; translation: MLTVVAHAGQPLQPHDLWAAWNLDPLVIGALGLLVWAYRRGQIGGRRRNADVWRARCFTGALAAIPLALLSPLDALSGALASAHMVQHVLLILIAAPLLALAAPSSALLRGTPVAVRRTTGRWRHRLGLTHASLAPLRHPVGAWLLHVATLWFWHARVPYDAALANDVVHLVEHASFLVTALLFWRVVMGARGAGRVSHGFGVLLVFAMALQSVFLSVLLVFARTPWYSGYAATTRPWGLEHLADQQLAGAIMWVPAGLVYIAAGLGLMAAWLRTAEREGIEL